The window caaacacgccctaacataaaacggtgcactcgattttctcttttcgatacaattgttacccatttttggaattttttcttcagtcacataatggaagggcagacacgaaaattactgaagtaATAGATTGATATGGTTTTGAGCAAACAATTTTATAAAGTTTGATTTCATTGAATCAGTGATCAGTTTACATCTGTTAAAGTATAAGGACAAATCTGTTATGATTTTTAATCAGCATTGATCACATTTATTGAGTCAACAAGAGTCACAAAGCCaaagattaaaaataatttctgtacttcccctcacgcattcacgatgtcttcaatcagaaccgatcccctcacgcatgacttaatgaaaaaatgtagtttttggaattattaagacgtctatcaacaccgacagcgtacacgccgccaaaaacaacattcatacccattgccctaaaaaaaactaaatttgaacttgtaggtctgtaaatagaaccattttaaaattaaaatgtcacttttttaggcgatttctcgtggggcaactgattttgtaagagttcaactctacgtacaacagtaaatgatacatgtattttttcgttaaagtattcaccacagcatagcattctttgatttttaatattttgatcagttgaataagaaaattgagatttagaaatgtacataccttttgaagcggtgacaattactccactcaagcacaaccggaaaatcctctcacggttttcattgcagaaccaaatgttctgcgtgtgtagattaccagccgtggaAGAAGTCCAAACCTTTTAATAGGTTAAGCAGGATAATATAACGTAATCAGTTACAGTTTGTCTCGTCGACAAATGTTCATTATTatgtattaaaatgttttaacatataaaaaacaacaacacaaaacCTATAAATTATTTTACTAACGTATTCATCATTTAAAGTAAAGTCGGTATTTATATTGGTAGCTAAAATTCAAAAGAATAGTTAAATACCCGTAACATTTATTTTACGTCATActttgaaataaaacaagtagTTTTGTTCTATATTATATGCCATTGTATTGATGTGCcaaagaatatttcatactttaaaaaatattgattttgataCCTCCTTTGATAGTCACTTCAGTAAAGATCCGTAATCAGGCTTCCTTTCCGGAATGATTCGatgattttcatttattgtcataTCTACCAGTAAACAACAACAGAAATGGCCCAGGTTGCTATTTCAACATGTGATATTTGTGTAGGAGGACCAGGGGACAACTATTGTGAAcaatgccaacaactgttttgtGATGGATGTAAAATATCACATTTACGGACATCAATGTccaaaaatcatacatttaaaagtgGTCCTGACAAAAAGCCGGATGTTAAACAAAACTGTAAAGAACACGATGAAAATGTCATATACTACTGCATGGAATGTGATACTCCAGTTTGTAAAATATGTGcgataaaaaaacacaaaacgcATGATTTATCTGAGATCAAGGAATCAACCAAAGCAATAAAATCGGCAGTTAAGAATAACATTGAAACGAAGATAAGAAACCTTCAGTCCAATATATCCAAAATTGATCAAGGACGACAGAAATACCAGACAGATGTGAAAAAAGTCATGCATGCCATTCAAGAAGAAGGCAGACAATTGAAAGAGCTTATTGAAAAGAAGGTTGAAGCTTTCATTATTTCAATACAAGCAAATGAAGCAAAGAATCTGCAAACTTTACAATCTATTGTCAATGAGTTTCAAACAGCTTTGGATAAAGCAAAGGAACAGCAGAAGATGTATGAAGACACACAAAGAATAGAAGATAATATCAAAATGCTTCTAAGACTGAAACAAATAAAGTCAGAAATTAAAGTGATAGACGAAAAACTGGTTCCTGTTATGCCATCAGTCGAATATGATAAAAGAAAggcaacaaaaattgaattagaGAAACTGTTTGGGGAATTAACATTTGggtatgtagatataagaagatgtggtatcctAGTCAcaagttataaaagtaaaccattataggtctaagtacggtcttcaacacggagccttggatcacactgaacagccagctataaaggaccccaaaaatgactagtgtaaaaccatt of the Mytilus galloprovincialis chromosome 8, xbMytGall1.hap1.1, whole genome shotgun sequence genome contains:
- the LOC143043851 gene encoding E3 ubiquitin-protein ligase TRIM45-like, with the translated sequence MAQVAISTCDICVGGPGDNYCEQCQQLFCDGCKISHLRTSMSKNHTFKSGPDKKPDVKQNCKEHDENVIYYCMECDTPVCKICAIKKHKTHDLSEIKESTKAIKSAVKNNIETKIRNLQSNISKIDQGRQKYQTDVKKVMHAIQEEGRQLKELIEKKVEAFIISIQANEAKNLQTLQSIVNEFQTALDKAKEQQKMYEDTQRIEDNIKMLLRLKQIKSEIKVIDEKLVPVMPSVEYDKRKATKIELEKLFGELTFGEIIKRKEYMKQHKNDRDPTTDKKYRYRCFVCNIAESSKGQLLKVLLCDVISLI